The region CCACGCGGGTCACCTCGACGTTCCCGGAGATCCGGACGGTCCCCGCCTCCTCCGCGTCGTTGGCGCGCAGCGCGTAAGCCGCAACGGCGGCGATCGCCGCGGCGACCGCGATCCCGGCGAGGATCTTTTTCCGCTTGGACGTATCCATCAGGAGGAATGATACCATCGACTCGGCCGTCCGGATCGACGTACACTGTCATTCGGGAAATCTCGAGGCGGCGCCCACGGGGGGGACGTGGATATCGACGAGCTGCGGAAACGGATCGACCTGCTGGACGACGTGCTGCTGCGCATCTTCAACGAGCGGGCGCGGATCGCGCTCGATATCGGCCGGGAGAAGAAGAAGCTGGGGCTGCCGGTGTTCGATCCCGGCAGGGAGAAGCGGATCTTCGCCCGCATGAAGGAGGAGAACCCCGGCCCTCTCGACGACGGCGCCGTCGTCCGGCTGTTCGAGCGGGTCGTCGACGAGTCGCGGCGGCTGGAGCGGATCCGGTCGCAGGGGGAGGAGCCTTAAGGGATGCTGATCATCACGAGGAAGGACGCGTCCGAAGAGGCGCTGGACGCCATCAAGGAATACCTCATCGGCCGCGGGTT is a window of Thermodesulfobacteriota bacterium DNA encoding:
- a CDS encoding chorismate mutase, encoding MDIDELRKRIDLLDDVLLRIFNERARIALDIGREKKKLGLPVFDPGREKRIFARMKEENPGPLDDGAVVRLFERVVDESRRLERIRSQGEEP